A window of Oncorhynchus keta strain PuntledgeMale-10-30-2019 chromosome 27, Oket_V2, whole genome shotgun sequence contains these coding sequences:
- the LOC118360021 gene encoding sal-like protein 4 isoform X1 — MRISTSGANFTTRRICKEGTKIALLFAPDGCTMSRRKQAKPQQINSDEPGSSENGVLQDGQTEENGNEVKRFRMDEMKVCNKCCAEFIDEAEFLKHQNNCSKSHEMVIMKDGEGREVPDDFSQSDFQKDYSDCQSSSNTLSKSNAVSMERMEEELKSNSEEQPSKQDQVEMSDSPRPEMSCHQHQASSKPQDSNVTLESMPGTKVAVTQHSSNSGLNNCKSPQASQEALQAIPVILEQLVALQQQQLQQIQLTEQIRIQVSMMAPQSLHSALGAAVDPLKALGVHLSQQLSAAAALIGKRTGNQSLSLESLKQDKLPLSNGIPTSLARGMGPMPFKADMLKGLPDMANHLPAILPHSPGSVVYQSPLTSLSSGMDPSKKVKSKIPNMPESKNGSGGDSMYKHKCKYCGKTFGNDSALQIHLRSHTGERPFKCNICGNRFTTKGNLKVHFQRHKEKYPYIRMNPHPVPEHLDNIPTSSGIPYGMSMPIEESNMVDMKPMLGLPSPGFHPSALQGFKPSFDCFRSDPFSLRASSGGDCVSISSNNHEMGSDQDHLVSKELMGALHHMNGKGLPGDHNSSETAKLQQMVDGLEKRTNDPNECYICHRVLSCQSSLKMHYRTHTGERPYKCKICGRAFSTNGNLKAHYGVHRANTPLKMQHSCPICQKKFTNAVVLQQHIRMHMGGQIPNTPMPETQLEALEEMDSSLPDEKSMDTNGFECMVDQDAELDSQEKPSDTSDSLAPSFSEEPHQPNQDPPSSMFSSIAAQENHMKDLTLPLNLQRQSGTASECDGVPPKESPSAAECIREHEYRNGRSPDISDSVSFHSSPVNGLAAAYMAKSPESAVPEDYTRNEPRTDSDSSSQDANGALDLTAPSFTQKNIKEEPGLSFTNREYAPSHLPPFMRVPPSLVKLERQIPPESSMGMGPLFVSQMPQGVGGQPRDGSSAHRRSSKQHLCNSCGKNFSSASALQIHERTHTGEKPFGCTICGRAFTTKGNLKVHVGTHMWNSSARRGQRLSLDNPMALMAMSSESGNMMPEMMPSPRELGPPPPMNFDQSLWNQYTAAFTNGLSMKTNEISVIQNGGMPGSLAGGPTVCSTGGLMEMDGSHSGLPATMAEMERNGSECVARSQFQHFMEEGKIAVN; from the exons ATGCGCATTTCTACTTCAGGGGCTAATTTTACAACCCGAAGAATTTGTAAAGAAGGGACGAAAATTGCGTTACTATTTGCTCCCGATGGTTGCACCATGTCGAGGCGCAAGCAAGCTAAGCCACAGCAAATCAATTCCGATGAGCCCGGTTCGTCAGAAAATG GCGTTCTACAAGACGGTCAAACTGAAGAGAATGGGAATGAGGTGAAGAGGTTTAGAATGGACGAGATGAAGGTCTGCAACAAATGTTGTGCTGAATTCATCGATGAGGCTGAGTTTTTAAAACATCAGAATAATTGCAGTAAAAGTCATGAGATGGTCATCAtgaaagatggagaggggagagaagtacCCGATGACTTCTCACAGAGTGACTTTCAAAAAGACTACAGTGACTGCCAGTCCAGCAGTAATACTCTGTCAAAGTCCAATGCAGTGTCTATGGAAAGGATGGAGGAAGAACTAAAATCGAACAGTGAGGAACAACCATCCAAACAAGACCAGGTGGAGATGTCTGACAGTCCCAGGCCTGAGATGAGTTGCCATCAGCACCAAGCCTCATCCAAACCCCAAGATTCAAATGTTACCTTGGAGTCCATGCCTGGCACCAAAGTGGCTGTCACTCAGCACTCATCGAACAGTGGTTTGAACAACTGCAAGTCTCCACAGGCCTCCCAGGAGGCCTTGCAAGCCATCCCTGTGATCCTGGAGCAGCTAGTGGCCCTCCAGCAGCAGCAGCTCCAGCAGATCCAACTGACTGAGCAGATCCGTATCCAAGTGTCAATGATGGCTCCACAGAGCCTCCACTCAGCCCTAGGGGCAGCAGTCGACCCCCTCAAAGCCTTAGGAGTTCATCTCTCCCAGCAGCTCTCTGCTGCAGCAGCCCTGATCGGCAAGAGGACTGGCAACCAGAGCCTCTCGCTAGAGTCCCTCAAACAGGATAAACTACCTCTGTCCAATGGCATTCCCACCTCACTGGCTCGAGGCATGGGGCCGATGCCCTTCAAAGCCGATATGTTGAAGGGGCTCCCAGACATGGCCAACCACCTACCAGCGATACTGCCTCATTCACCAGGCTCCGTGGTCTACCAAAGTCCCCTCACTAGCCTCTCATCAGGGATGGATCCCTCTAAGAAAGTAAAGAGCAAGATCCCAAATATGCCTGAGTCTAAAAATGGGTCTGGTGGTGACAGCATGTACAAACACAAGTGTAAGTACTGTGGGAAAACGTTTGGGAATGACAGCGCACTCCAGATCCATTTGCGCTCGCACACTGGAGAAAGACCATTTAAATGTAACATATGTGGAAACCGTTTCACAACCAAAGGAAACCTCAAAGTGCATTTCCAAAGACACAAGGAGAAGTACCCTTACATCAGGATGAACCCACATCCTGTGCCGGAACACCTTGACAACATTCCCACCAGCAGCGGCATCCCCTACGGCATGTCAATGCCCATTGAAGAATCCAACATGGTGGACATGAAGCCAATGCTCGGCCTCCCATCTCCAGGTTTCCACCCATCAGCACTGCAGGGGTTCAAGCCTTCATTTGATTGTTTCAGGAGTGACCCGTTCTCCCTAAGAGCGTCATCGGGAGGTGACTGCGTGTCAATTTCCTCAAACAATCACGAAATGGGCTCTGATCAGGACCACCTGGTATCTAAAGAGCTAATGGGAGCGCTGCATCACATGAATGGCAAAGGCCTTCCTGGTGACCACAACAGCTCTGAAACTGCCAAACTACAGCAAATGGTGGATGGACTGGAAAAGAGGACCAATGACCCAAACGAGTGCTACATCTGCCACCGGGTGCTCAGCTGCCAGAGCTCCTTGAAGATGCATTACCGTACACATACGGGCGAGCGGCCCTACAAGTGTAAGATCTGTGGACGTGCCTTCTCCACCAATGGCAACCTCAAAGCTCATTACGGTGTTCATCGGGCCAACACTCCCCTCAAGATGCAGCACTCTTGCCCCATCTGCCAGAAGAAGTTCACCAATGCAGTGGTTCTTCAGCAGCACATCCGCATGCACATGGGAGGCCAGATCCCTAACACCCCCATGCCAGAGACCCAGCTCGAAGCCTTGGAAGAAATGGACTCCTCTCTGCCTGACGAGAAGTCCATGGACACCAACGGCTTTGAGTGCATGGTAGACCAGGATGCAGAGCTTGACTCTCAAGAAAAGCCAAGCGACACCTCCGATTCTCTCGCACCATCTTTCTCTGAGGAACCACACCAACCTAATCAGGACCCTCCATCCTCTATGTTCTCCAGCATAGCTGCTCAGGAGAACCACATGAAGGACCTCACCTTGCCTCTCAACCTGCAGCGCCAAAGCGGCACTGCCTCGGAGTGTGATGGAGTGCCCCCCAAAGAGTCCCCATCAGCCGCCGAGTGCATCCGGGAACATGAGTACCGGAATGGCCGCAGCCCTGACATCTCGGACTCTGTCTCTTTCCACTCATCACCAGTCAACGGACTGGCTGCTGCCTACATGGCTAAGTCCCCCGAGTCAGCCGTCCCTGAGGATTACACCCGGAATGAGCCTAGAACGGACTCTGACAGCAGCTCTCAGGATGCCAATGGAGCTCTGGACCTAACGGCACCCAGCTTTACCCAAAAAAACATCAAAGAAGAGCCTGGCCTATCCTTCACTAATAGAGAGTATG CTCCCAGCCATTTGCCTCCTTTTATGAGGGTGCCTCCCAGTCTGGTCAAACTGGAGAGGCAGATTCCCCCAGAGAGCTCCATGGGCATGGGCCCTCTATTTGTCTCCCAGATGCCTCAGGGAGTGGGAGGGCAGCCACGGGATGGCTCCAGTGCTCACCGTAGATCCAGCAAGCAGCATCTGTGTAACTCCTGTGGCAAAAACTTCTCCTCTGCCAGCGCCCTGCAGATCCATGAAAGGACCCACACTGGCGAGAAGCCCTTTGGCTGCACCATTTGTGGCAGGGCCTTCACCACTAAAGGCAACCTCAAG GTGCACGTTGGAACTCACATGTGGAACAGCTCTGCGAGGCGCGGCCAGCGCCTCTCTCTGGACAACCCCATGGCCCTGATGGCGATGAGCTCAGAGTCTGGCAACATGATGCCAGAGATGATGCCATCTCCCAGGGAACTGGGTCCTCCTCCGCCGATGAACTTCGACCAGTCTCTGTGGAACCAGTACACTGCTGCTTTCACCAATGGCCTGTCCATGAAGACTAACGAGATCTCTGTGATCCAAAATGGCGGAATGCCTGGTAGCCTAGCCGGTGGTCCTACGGTCTGCTCTACTGGAGGCCTGATGGAAATGGATGGGTCCCACTCTGGCCTGCCTGCCACCATGGCAGAGATGGAAAGGAATGGCTCAGAGTGTGTGGCTAGATCTCAGTTTCAACATTTCATGGAGGAAGGGAAAATTGCAGTGAACTAG
- the LOC118360021 gene encoding sal-like protein 4 isoform X2: MVWDELDRKVKEKQPTSTQHKWELLQDCWRSIPGVLQDGQTEENGNEVKRFRMDEMKVCNKCCAEFIDEAEFLKHQNNCSKSHEMVIMKDGEGREVPDDFSQSDFQKDYSDCQSSSNTLSKSNAVSMERMEEELKSNSEEQPSKQDQVEMSDSPRPEMSCHQHQASSKPQDSNVTLESMPGTKVAVTQHSSNSGLNNCKSPQASQEALQAIPVILEQLVALQQQQLQQIQLTEQIRIQVSMMAPQSLHSALGAAVDPLKALGVHLSQQLSAAAALIGKRTGNQSLSLESLKQDKLPLSNGIPTSLARGMGPMPFKADMLKGLPDMANHLPAILPHSPGSVVYQSPLTSLSSGMDPSKKVKSKIPNMPESKNGSGGDSMYKHKCKYCGKTFGNDSALQIHLRSHTGERPFKCNICGNRFTTKGNLKVHFQRHKEKYPYIRMNPHPVPEHLDNIPTSSGIPYGMSMPIEESNMVDMKPMLGLPSPGFHPSALQGFKPSFDCFRSDPFSLRASSGGDCVSISSNNHEMGSDQDHLVSKELMGALHHMNGKGLPGDHNSSETAKLQQMVDGLEKRTNDPNECYICHRVLSCQSSLKMHYRTHTGERPYKCKICGRAFSTNGNLKAHYGVHRANTPLKMQHSCPICQKKFTNAVVLQQHIRMHMGGQIPNTPMPETQLEALEEMDSSLPDEKSMDTNGFECMVDQDAELDSQEKPSDTSDSLAPSFSEEPHQPNQDPPSSMFSSIAAQENHMKDLTLPLNLQRQSGTASECDGVPPKESPSAAECIREHEYRNGRSPDISDSVSFHSSPVNGLAAAYMAKSPESAVPEDYTRNEPRTDSDSSSQDANGALDLTAPSFTQKNIKEEPGLSFTNREYAPSHLPPFMRVPPSLVKLERQIPPESSMGMGPLFVSQMPQGVGGQPRDGSSAHRRSSKQHLCNSCGKNFSSASALQIHERTHTGEKPFGCTICGRAFTTKGNLKVHVGTHMWNSSARRGQRLSLDNPMALMAMSSESGNMMPEMMPSPRELGPPPPMNFDQSLWNQYTAAFTNGLSMKTNEISVIQNGGMPGSLAGGPTVCSTGGLMEMDGSHSGLPATMAEMERNGSECVARSQFQHFMEEGKIAVN; this comes from the exons atggtttgggatgagttggaccgcaaagtgaaggaaaagcagccaacaagtactcagcataaatgggaactgcttcaagactgttggagaagcattccag GCGTTCTACAAGACGGTCAAACTGAAGAGAATGGGAATGAGGTGAAGAGGTTTAGAATGGACGAGATGAAGGTCTGCAACAAATGTTGTGCTGAATTCATCGATGAGGCTGAGTTTTTAAAACATCAGAATAATTGCAGTAAAAGTCATGAGATGGTCATCAtgaaagatggagaggggagagaagtacCCGATGACTTCTCACAGAGTGACTTTCAAAAAGACTACAGTGACTGCCAGTCCAGCAGTAATACTCTGTCAAAGTCCAATGCAGTGTCTATGGAAAGGATGGAGGAAGAACTAAAATCGAACAGTGAGGAACAACCATCCAAACAAGACCAGGTGGAGATGTCTGACAGTCCCAGGCCTGAGATGAGTTGCCATCAGCACCAAGCCTCATCCAAACCCCAAGATTCAAATGTTACCTTGGAGTCCATGCCTGGCACCAAAGTGGCTGTCACTCAGCACTCATCGAACAGTGGTTTGAACAACTGCAAGTCTCCACAGGCCTCCCAGGAGGCCTTGCAAGCCATCCCTGTGATCCTGGAGCAGCTAGTGGCCCTCCAGCAGCAGCAGCTCCAGCAGATCCAACTGACTGAGCAGATCCGTATCCAAGTGTCAATGATGGCTCCACAGAGCCTCCACTCAGCCCTAGGGGCAGCAGTCGACCCCCTCAAAGCCTTAGGAGTTCATCTCTCCCAGCAGCTCTCTGCTGCAGCAGCCCTGATCGGCAAGAGGACTGGCAACCAGAGCCTCTCGCTAGAGTCCCTCAAACAGGATAAACTACCTCTGTCCAATGGCATTCCCACCTCACTGGCTCGAGGCATGGGGCCGATGCCCTTCAAAGCCGATATGTTGAAGGGGCTCCCAGACATGGCCAACCACCTACCAGCGATACTGCCTCATTCACCAGGCTCCGTGGTCTACCAAAGTCCCCTCACTAGCCTCTCATCAGGGATGGATCCCTCTAAGAAAGTAAAGAGCAAGATCCCAAATATGCCTGAGTCTAAAAATGGGTCTGGTGGTGACAGCATGTACAAACACAAGTGTAAGTACTGTGGGAAAACGTTTGGGAATGACAGCGCACTCCAGATCCATTTGCGCTCGCACACTGGAGAAAGACCATTTAAATGTAACATATGTGGAAACCGTTTCACAACCAAAGGAAACCTCAAAGTGCATTTCCAAAGACACAAGGAGAAGTACCCTTACATCAGGATGAACCCACATCCTGTGCCGGAACACCTTGACAACATTCCCACCAGCAGCGGCATCCCCTACGGCATGTCAATGCCCATTGAAGAATCCAACATGGTGGACATGAAGCCAATGCTCGGCCTCCCATCTCCAGGTTTCCACCCATCAGCACTGCAGGGGTTCAAGCCTTCATTTGATTGTTTCAGGAGTGACCCGTTCTCCCTAAGAGCGTCATCGGGAGGTGACTGCGTGTCAATTTCCTCAAACAATCACGAAATGGGCTCTGATCAGGACCACCTGGTATCTAAAGAGCTAATGGGAGCGCTGCATCACATGAATGGCAAAGGCCTTCCTGGTGACCACAACAGCTCTGAAACTGCCAAACTACAGCAAATGGTGGATGGACTGGAAAAGAGGACCAATGACCCAAACGAGTGCTACATCTGCCACCGGGTGCTCAGCTGCCAGAGCTCCTTGAAGATGCATTACCGTACACATACGGGCGAGCGGCCCTACAAGTGTAAGATCTGTGGACGTGCCTTCTCCACCAATGGCAACCTCAAAGCTCATTACGGTGTTCATCGGGCCAACACTCCCCTCAAGATGCAGCACTCTTGCCCCATCTGCCAGAAGAAGTTCACCAATGCAGTGGTTCTTCAGCAGCACATCCGCATGCACATGGGAGGCCAGATCCCTAACACCCCCATGCCAGAGACCCAGCTCGAAGCCTTGGAAGAAATGGACTCCTCTCTGCCTGACGAGAAGTCCATGGACACCAACGGCTTTGAGTGCATGGTAGACCAGGATGCAGAGCTTGACTCTCAAGAAAAGCCAAGCGACACCTCCGATTCTCTCGCACCATCTTTCTCTGAGGAACCACACCAACCTAATCAGGACCCTCCATCCTCTATGTTCTCCAGCATAGCTGCTCAGGAGAACCACATGAAGGACCTCACCTTGCCTCTCAACCTGCAGCGCCAAAGCGGCACTGCCTCGGAGTGTGATGGAGTGCCCCCCAAAGAGTCCCCATCAGCCGCCGAGTGCATCCGGGAACATGAGTACCGGAATGGCCGCAGCCCTGACATCTCGGACTCTGTCTCTTTCCACTCATCACCAGTCAACGGACTGGCTGCTGCCTACATGGCTAAGTCCCCCGAGTCAGCCGTCCCTGAGGATTACACCCGGAATGAGCCTAGAACGGACTCTGACAGCAGCTCTCAGGATGCCAATGGAGCTCTGGACCTAACGGCACCCAGCTTTACCCAAAAAAACATCAAAGAAGAGCCTGGCCTATCCTTCACTAATAGAGAGTATG CTCCCAGCCATTTGCCTCCTTTTATGAGGGTGCCTCCCAGTCTGGTCAAACTGGAGAGGCAGATTCCCCCAGAGAGCTCCATGGGCATGGGCCCTCTATTTGTCTCCCAGATGCCTCAGGGAGTGGGAGGGCAGCCACGGGATGGCTCCAGTGCTCACCGTAGATCCAGCAAGCAGCATCTGTGTAACTCCTGTGGCAAAAACTTCTCCTCTGCCAGCGCCCTGCAGATCCATGAAAGGACCCACACTGGCGAGAAGCCCTTTGGCTGCACCATTTGTGGCAGGGCCTTCACCACTAAAGGCAACCTCAAG GTGCACGTTGGAACTCACATGTGGAACAGCTCTGCGAGGCGCGGCCAGCGCCTCTCTCTGGACAACCCCATGGCCCTGATGGCGATGAGCTCAGAGTCTGGCAACATGATGCCAGAGATGATGCCATCTCCCAGGGAACTGGGTCCTCCTCCGCCGATGAACTTCGACCAGTCTCTGTGGAACCAGTACACTGCTGCTTTCACCAATGGCCTGTCCATGAAGACTAACGAGATCTCTGTGATCCAAAATGGCGGAATGCCTGGTAGCCTAGCCGGTGGTCCTACGGTCTGCTCTACTGGAGGCCTGATGGAAATGGATGGGTCCCACTCTGGCCTGCCTGCCACCATGGCAGAGATGGAAAGGAATGGCTCAGAGTGTGTGGCTAGATCTCAGTTTCAACATTTCATGGAGGAAGGGAAAATTGCAGTGAACTAG